A region from the Saccharomonospora azurea NA-128 genome encodes:
- a CDS encoding helical backbone metal receptor, which yields MRDDLGDDVALPGPVSRVVSLVPSLTEAVAETVPGVLVGATDYCTHPASLDVARVGGSKYPKLDAVFDCAPDLVLANVEENRPEDVARLREAGIAVWVTAAPATVPMALESLRAVFTRAFDVAVPEWLTEAERAWRDPVAVRVTAVVPVWRKPWVVLGRDTFGGDVLRRLGVHNVFAEHADRYPRPKIEELRARFADGQADLLVLPDEPYVFTDDDGPDHFPGVPYALMSGRRLTWYGPSLASARDELTAALADVRTP from the coding sequence ATGAGAGACGATCTGGGCGACGACGTCGCGCTGCCGGGGCCGGTGTCGCGCGTGGTGTCGCTGGTGCCGTCGCTGACCGAGGCGGTGGCCGAGACGGTGCCGGGCGTGCTGGTGGGGGCCACCGACTACTGCACGCACCCGGCGTCGCTGGACGTGGCGCGGGTGGGCGGATCGAAGTACCCGAAGCTCGACGCGGTGTTCGACTGCGCCCCCGACCTGGTGCTCGCCAACGTGGAGGAGAACCGGCCGGAGGACGTGGCGCGGCTGCGGGAGGCCGGGATCGCGGTGTGGGTGACGGCGGCGCCCGCGACCGTCCCGATGGCACTGGAGTCGCTGCGTGCCGTGTTCACGCGGGCGTTCGACGTGGCGGTGCCCGAGTGGCTTACCGAGGCCGAGCGCGCGTGGCGCGACCCGGTCGCGGTGCGGGTTACCGCGGTCGTGCCGGTCTGGCGCAAGCCGTGGGTGGTGCTGGGCCGCGACACCTTCGGCGGGGACGTCCTGCGCCGACTCGGTGTCCACAACGTGTTCGCCGAGCATGCCGACCGCTACCCGCGGCCGAAGATCGAGGAGCTGCGTGCCCGGTTCGCCGACGGTCAGGCTGATCTGCTGGTGCTGCCCGACGAGCCGTACGTGTTCACCGACGACGACGGGCCCGACCACTTTCCCGGGGTTCCCTACGCGCTGATGTCGGGTCGGCGGCTCACGTGGTACGGCCCGTCGCTGGCCTCCGCCAGGGACGAGCTCACCGCTGCCCTCGCCGACGTCCGCACACCGTGA
- the secA2 gene encoding accessory Sec system translocase SecA2, which translates to MAFLSRVGKTLKRMLSRPGSVDLARYEALLPRISEREPELKELSDAELTERAAAVREAGELDDDLLVEICALGREAARRALGERAFDVQLLGTMGLLTGHVVQMATGEGKTLSGALAAAGYALQGKRVHVISVNDYLARRDAKWMRPVYDLLGVSVGWVEPALSTEARRESYHREVCYGAVSEVGFDVLRDRLVTSVADLVQPEPDVAVVDEADSVLVDEARVPLVMAGSVDAGVADEEVAKIVRRLRVGLHYETDPDGRNAWLTTAGASVVEKALGGIDLYGDSGADRLAAVNAALHAHALLTRDVDYLVRDGKVQLINASRGRVAELQRWPDGLQAAVEAKEQLPPSDHGEILDSITVQALIARYPQVAGMTGTAVAVAEQLREFYELEVAVIPPNTPTVREDLPHRVYTTPTRKLRAIVEEIREVHETGRPILVGTQDVAESEELAEKLRKAGLSCVVLNARNDAEEAAVIAQAGAHGAITVSTQMAGRGTDIRLGGADGQDAERVAELGGLHVIGTARYPSSRLDDQLRGRAGRQGDPGSSVFFASLGDELVLAHAPDIPEGIPADEDTGEITDVAAHRQLNHAQRVAEGVDLEIHRNTWRYTRLIEHQRAELLRYRDDVLRTDTAESLLREAEPDRYGELEEKLEAETLERVCREIVLFHLDQLWTDHLAFLTEVRETIHLRALAKEAPLDEFHRTAVPAFRRIRDDLRTRAAKTLLEAEITEDDGLDLARAGVRRPTSTWTYLVQDNPFDSDAEQALKKVRSMLRKKRS; encoded by the coding sequence GTGGCGTTCTTGAGCCGGGTCGGAAAGACGTTGAAACGAATGCTGTCCCGGCCCGGGAGTGTGGACCTGGCGCGGTACGAGGCGCTGCTCCCCCGCATCAGCGAGCGGGAACCCGAGCTGAAGGAGCTGTCCGACGCCGAGCTCACCGAGCGGGCGGCGGCGGTGCGCGAGGCGGGTGAGCTCGACGACGACCTGCTCGTGGAGATCTGCGCCCTGGGCCGGGAAGCGGCGCGCCGGGCGCTCGGCGAGCGCGCGTTCGACGTGCAGCTGCTCGGCACGATGGGCCTGCTCACCGGGCATGTCGTGCAGATGGCCACCGGTGAGGGCAAGACGCTGTCCGGTGCTCTGGCCGCGGCGGGCTACGCACTGCAGGGCAAGCGCGTCCACGTCATCTCGGTGAACGACTACCTCGCCCGCCGTGACGCCAAGTGGATGCGCCCGGTGTACGACCTGCTCGGGGTGTCGGTGGGCTGGGTCGAACCGGCGCTGTCCACGGAGGCACGCCGCGAGTCCTACCACCGCGAGGTCTGTTACGGCGCGGTCAGCGAGGTCGGGTTCGACGTGCTGCGCGACCGGCTGGTGACGTCCGTGGCCGACCTGGTGCAGCCGGAACCCGACGTCGCCGTCGTGGACGAGGCGGACTCCGTGCTCGTCGACGAGGCTCGGGTGCCGCTGGTCATGGCCGGTTCCGTGGACGCGGGCGTGGCCGACGAGGAGGTCGCGAAGATCGTGCGGCGGCTCCGGGTGGGGCTGCACTACGAGACCGATCCGGACGGCCGCAACGCCTGGCTCACGACGGCGGGCGCGTCGGTGGTGGAGAAGGCGCTCGGCGGCATCGACCTCTACGGCGACTCCGGGGCGGACCGGCTCGCGGCCGTGAACGCCGCCCTGCACGCCCACGCACTGCTCACGCGAGACGTGGACTACCTGGTGCGCGACGGCAAGGTGCAGCTCATCAACGCCTCGCGGGGGCGGGTGGCGGAGTTGCAGCGCTGGCCCGACGGCCTGCAGGCCGCGGTGGAGGCGAAGGAGCAGCTCCCACCGTCGGACCACGGGGAGATCCTCGACTCCATCACGGTGCAGGCGCTGATCGCGCGTTACCCGCAGGTGGCGGGCATGACCGGCACCGCGGTGGCCGTGGCGGAGCAGCTCCGGGAGTTCTACGAGCTCGAAGTGGCGGTCATCCCGCCCAACACTCCCACCGTGCGGGAGGACCTGCCGCACCGCGTGTACACCACGCCGACCCGCAAGCTGCGCGCCATCGTGGAGGAGATCCGCGAGGTGCACGAGACCGGCAGGCCGATCCTCGTGGGCACGCAGGACGTCGCCGAGTCGGAGGAGCTCGCGGAGAAGCTCCGCAAGGCCGGGCTGTCGTGCGTCGTGCTCAACGCCCGCAACGACGCCGAGGAGGCCGCCGTGATCGCCCAGGCGGGCGCGCACGGTGCGATCACGGTGTCGACGCAGATGGCGGGCCGGGGCACCGACATCCGGCTCGGAGGCGCCGACGGCCAGGACGCCGAGCGCGTCGCGGAGCTCGGCGGTCTCCACGTCATCGGCACCGCGCGGTACCCGAGCAGCCGGTTGGACGACCAGCTGCGCGGACGGGCCGGACGACAGGGCGACCCGGGCAGTTCCGTGTTCTTCGCCAGTCTCGGCGACGAGCTGGTGCTCGCCCATGCCCCCGACATCCCGGAGGGCATCCCCGCCGACGAGGACACCGGCGAGATCACCGACGTCGCGGCCCACCGGCAGCTCAACCACGCCCAGCGCGTCGCGGAGGGCGTGGACCTGGAGATCCACCGCAACACGTGGCGCTACACGCGGCTCATCGAGCACCAGCGCGCCGAGCTGCTGCGTTACCGCGACGACGTGCTGCGCACCGACACGGCCGAGTCCCTGCTGCGGGAGGCGGAGCCGGACCGCTACGGCGAGCTCGAGGAGAAGCTGGAGGCCGAGACGCTCGAACGCGTGTGCCGGGAGATCGTGCTCTTCCACCTCGACCAGCTCTGGACCGACCACCTGGCGTTCCTCACCGAGGTGCGCGAGACGATCCACCTGCGGGCATTGGCCAAGGAGGCTCCGCTCGACGAGTTCCACCGGACCGCCGTGCCGGCCTTCCGCCGGATCCGCGACGACCTCCGGACGCGGGCGGCCAAGACCCTGCTGGAGGCCGAGATCACCGAAGACGACGGCCTCGACCTGGCACGCGCCGGAGTTCGCAGGCCCACCTCGACGTGGACCTACCTCGTGCAGGACAACCCGTTCGACTCCGACGCCGAACAAGCACTCAAGAAGGTGCGAAGCATGCTTCGCAAGAAGCGGTCCTGA
- a CDS encoding alpha/beta hydrolase, whose translation MRTRKRYLPVAVGLLLLSSLSACSNSADEGPTVPAGPVPEGLEKYYGQQLDWGECRPYATDTMAQQAFGGEGLECARLTVPLSYDEPQGTTITVGLLRKPATAPDDRIGSLVLNPGGPGGSGMVTAAQLSGAVSRTELGKRFDFVGFDPRGVGASEPVIDCLTDAEMDADRADATAMDGVDDVADAERDAKEFAAKCAERTKHGEKMLANLGTRDVVRDMDVLRSALGDEKLTYLGYSYGTRIGTTYAETFPGNVRALLLDGAVDPEQDMLESLVAQAEGFGGTFGKFVEWCVGRDDCALGGDAATAVQKYQDLVRPLLDEPVTLPDGRELSYGDATTATVAALYSKQLWPSLNQGLAALGKGEGTVLMALADMYYERGPDGKYSSTQEGLVAIRCVDDPPVTDPDRIEAAQAEYAEKAPFLDAGLPPSSARDACAFWPVEHTSEPHLPDVDGIPPALVVSTTNDPATPYQAGVNLAKALDGRLLTFEGAQHTAFLSAGDTCVDQAGIAYLVDGELPPEGTRCG comes from the coding sequence GTGCGCACCAGGAAACGCTACCTGCCGGTGGCCGTGGGTCTCCTCCTTCTTTCGTCGTTGTCCGCCTGCTCGAACTCCGCCGACGAGGGTCCGACCGTGCCCGCGGGACCCGTCCCGGAAGGGCTGGAGAAGTACTACGGACAACAGCTGGACTGGGGCGAGTGCCGGCCCTACGCCACGGACACGATGGCGCAGCAGGCGTTCGGCGGCGAAGGTCTGGAGTGCGCCCGGCTGACCGTTCCCCTGTCGTACGACGAGCCCCAGGGCACCACGATCACGGTGGGTCTGTTGCGCAAGCCGGCGACCGCACCCGACGACCGGATCGGCTCGCTCGTGCTGAACCCGGGCGGACCCGGCGGGTCGGGCATGGTCACCGCCGCCCAGCTCTCCGGCGCGGTGTCCCGTACCGAACTGGGCAAGCGCTTCGACTTCGTGGGCTTCGATCCGCGCGGCGTGGGAGCGAGCGAGCCGGTGATCGACTGCCTCACCGACGCCGAGATGGACGCCGACCGCGCGGATGCGACGGCCATGGACGGCGTCGACGACGTCGCCGACGCGGAGCGCGACGCGAAGGAGTTCGCGGCGAAGTGCGCCGAGCGCACGAAGCACGGCGAGAAGATGCTCGCCAACCTCGGCACCCGCGACGTCGTGCGCGACATGGACGTGCTGCGCTCCGCCCTCGGTGACGAGAAGCTCACCTACCTCGGCTACTCCTACGGCACGCGCATCGGCACCACCTACGCCGAGACGTTCCCCGGCAACGTCCGGGCGCTGCTCCTCGACGGTGCGGTCGATCCCGAGCAGGACATGCTGGAGTCGCTCGTGGCCCAGGCCGAGGGCTTCGGAGGCACGTTCGGCAAGTTCGTCGAGTGGTGCGTCGGGCGGGACGACTGCGCGCTGGGCGGCGACGCGGCGACGGCCGTCCAGAAGTACCAGGACCTGGTACGGCCGCTGCTGGACGAACCGGTGACGCTGCCCGACGGCAGGGAGCTGTCGTACGGCGACGCCACCACGGCGACCGTCGCGGCGCTGTACAGCAAGCAGCTGTGGCCGAGCCTGAACCAGGGCCTCGCGGCCCTCGGCAAGGGTGAGGGCACGGTCCTGATGGCGTTGGCCGACATGTACTACGAGCGCGGCCCCGACGGGAAGTACTCGTCGACGCAGGAAGGGCTGGTGGCGATCCGCTGTGTCGACGACCCGCCCGTGACCGACCCCGACCGCATCGAGGCGGCGCAGGCCGAGTACGCCGAGAAGGCCCCCTTCCTGGACGCCGGCCTCCCGCCCTCGTCGGCGCGCGACGCGTGCGCGTTCTGGCCCGTGGAGCACACGTCCGAGCCGCACCTGCCCGACGTCGACGGCATCCCGCCCGCGCTGGTCGTCTCGACGACGAACGACCCCGCCACGCCGTACCAGGCGGGCGTCAACCTCGCGAAGGCACTCGACGGCCGCCTGCTGACGTTCGAGGGAGCCCAGCACACCGCGTTCCTGTCCGCGGGCGACACCTGCGTCGACCAGGCGGGCATCGCCTATCTCGTCGACGGCGAGCTGCCGCCGGAGGGCACGCGCTGCGGATGA
- a CDS encoding LppX_LprAFG lipoprotein, which translates to MLLRRFAQSLVVALVVSAPLSACAGNPDNTGPLPEAAGLVAAAADDLRELTDVAFELRVSGAIPGLPVREIEGVADRRDDSARGEVDVQLRDERVQYSFVLDDDVVRLTDSEGAVVDRPVPAEHAPSDLLDPDRGLRRLLTEATELRTETREELGDVETYRIGGELSHAAISALVPGVHDDVDVKFWIADRGDTLVRVWVQVPPRKKNEGAVQLELELREHNRTGSDPGRPAGEPADRP; encoded by the coding sequence ATGCTCCTCCGCCGCTTTGCGCAGTCTCTCGTCGTCGCGCTGGTCGTGTCGGCACCGCTGTCGGCGTGCGCCGGCAACCCCGACAACACCGGACCGCTGCCCGAGGCCGCGGGGTTGGTGGCCGCGGCGGCCGACGACCTGCGGGAGCTCACCGACGTGGCCTTCGAACTGCGCGTCAGCGGCGCGATCCCCGGCCTGCCGGTACGGGAGATCGAGGGAGTCGCCGATCGCCGGGACGACTCGGCCCGGGGCGAGGTGGACGTCCAACTCCGCGACGAGCGCGTCCAGTACTCCTTCGTGCTCGACGACGACGTCGTGCGGCTGACGGACTCCGAGGGCGCGGTGGTCGACCGGCCCGTGCCCGCCGAGCACGCGCCCTCCGACCTGCTCGACCCCGACCGCGGCCTGCGCAGGCTGCTCACCGAGGCCACCGAGCTGAGGACGGAGACCCGGGAGGAACTGGGCGACGTCGAGACCTACCGGATCGGCGGCGAGCTGAGTCACGCCGCGATCTCGGCCCTCGTGCCCGGCGTGCACGACGACGTCGACGTCAAGTTCTGGATCGCCGACCGCGGCGACACGCTCGTGCGCGTGTGGGTGCAGGTGCCGCCGCGGAAGAAGAACGAGGGGGCTGTTCAGCTGGAGTTGGAGCTGCGCGAGCACAACCGCACGGGCTCCGACCCCGGCCGGCCGGCAGGTGAGCCCGCCGACCGGCCGTGA
- a CDS encoding methylated-DNA--[protein]-cysteine S-methyltransferase, with the protein MTAEAGGFAVFETALGPGGIAWRGEVVVRSLLPAPDADEVRSRLAAAVPDAVESPVPAVLALAVDGVVALLRGEPVDTSGVPLDLAAVPDFHRRVYEFVRTVGPGHTVTYGDVATALGEPGAARAVGRAMGANPFPPLVPCHRVLAANGAIGGFSAPGGVTTKQRLLALERAHGDQPALFDLW; encoded by the coding sequence ATGACGGCGGAGGCGGGCGGATTCGCCGTGTTCGAGACGGCTCTCGGACCCGGTGGGATCGCGTGGCGCGGGGAGGTCGTCGTCCGCAGCCTGTTGCCCGCCCCGGACGCCGACGAGGTGCGCTCACGGCTCGCGGCGGCGGTACCGGACGCCGTCGAGTCACCCGTCCCCGCGGTCCTGGCTCTCGCGGTGGACGGCGTGGTCGCACTCCTGCGTGGCGAGCCGGTGGACACCTCGGGCGTACCGCTCGACCTCGCGGCCGTACCCGACTTCCACCGCCGCGTCTACGAGTTCGTGCGCACCGTCGGACCAGGACACACGGTGACGTACGGCGACGTCGCGACCGCACTCGGCGAGCCGGGCGCGGCTCGGGCCGTGGGCCGCGCGATGGGCGCGAACCCGTTCCCGCCACTGGTCCCCTGCCACCGCGTTCTCGCCGCGAACGGTGCGATCGGCGGCTTCTCCGCGCCCGGCGGGGTCACCACCAAGCAGCGGCTGCTCGCCCTCGAACGCGCTCACGGCGACCAGCCGGCGCTGTTCGACCTCTGGTAG
- a CDS encoding DUF4326 domain-containing protein, protein MNRREHERHEDEPTQGWTDEERALREKVLAGRSVVVNVRKSGPHKHLVPWLVEQGLITYVGHAGNRHAWPESDFANPFVKEAKHDREAMVRHYRDYLRDQPELVRRLREGELNGRALGCWCAPEPCHADVLVEYTA, encoded by the coding sequence TTGAACAGGCGGGAACATGAGCGGCACGAGGACGAGCCGACGCAGGGCTGGACGGACGAGGAACGGGCGCTGCGGGAGAAGGTGCTCGCCGGGCGGAGCGTGGTGGTGAACGTCCGCAAGTCGGGCCCGCACAAGCACCTGGTGCCGTGGTTGGTGGAGCAGGGGCTCATCACCTACGTCGGCCACGCAGGCAACCGCCACGCGTGGCCCGAGTCCGACTTCGCCAACCCGTTCGTCAAGGAAGCCAAGCACGATCGTGAGGCGATGGTCCGGCACTACCGGGACTACCTGCGCGACCAACCCGAGCTGGTGCGCCGCCTGCGCGAGGGGGAGCTGAACGGGCGGGCACTGGGCTGTTGGTGCGCCCCCGAGCCCTGCCACGCCGACGTTCTGGTGGAGTACACGGCATGA
- the panB gene encoding 3-methyl-2-oxobutanoate hydroxymethyltransferase, with the protein MSHDDTSRSTAADSGAESSTTAETTAPYGEPAGHQHAQPDDTTQPVLRKRVRIHHLQEMKGRGEPWPMLTAYDTYTARLFEDAGIPVLLVGDSAANTVYGYESSLPITVEEMLPLVRAVTRSVTKPLVVADLPFGSYQGSPEQAVATAARFMKEGRAHAVKLEGGRRYASHVEAVTASGVPVMGHIGFTPQSEHNLGGYRVQGRGSAGDGLIADALALQDAGAFAVVMEMVPAEIAKQITHELAIPTVGIGAGPDCDAQVLVWQDMAGLRTGRVPRFVKQYADLAGALTDAAKAFADDVRERSFPAAEHTFH; encoded by the coding sequence ATGTCTCACGACGACACATCGCGATCCACGGCAGCCGACAGCGGCGCGGAGTCCTCGACGACCGCGGAGACCACCGCACCCTACGGTGAGCCGGCGGGCCACCAGCACGCGCAGCCGGACGACACCACACAGCCGGTACTGCGCAAGCGCGTCCGCATCCACCACCTGCAGGAGATGAAGGGGCGCGGCGAGCCGTGGCCCATGCTCACCGCCTACGACACCTACACCGCCCGGCTGTTCGAGGACGCGGGAATCCCCGTTCTGCTGGTGGGCGACTCCGCGGCGAACACGGTGTACGGCTACGAGTCCTCACTGCCGATCACGGTCGAGGAGATGCTGCCGCTCGTCCGGGCGGTGACGAGGTCGGTGACGAAGCCCCTCGTGGTGGCCGACCTGCCGTTCGGCTCCTACCAGGGCTCGCCCGAGCAGGCCGTCGCCACGGCGGCGCGGTTCATGAAGGAGGGTCGCGCGCACGCCGTGAAGCTCGAAGGCGGTCGCCGCTACGCCTCCCACGTCGAGGCCGTCACCGCGTCGGGCGTGCCGGTGATGGGGCACATCGGCTTCACCCCGCAGAGCGAGCACAACCTCGGTGGCTACCGCGTGCAGGGCCGGGGCAGCGCGGGTGACGGGCTCATCGCCGACGCACTCGCCCTGCAGGACGCGGGTGCGTTCGCGGTGGTCATGGAGATGGTGCCCGCCGAGATCGCCAAGCAGATCACCCACGAGCTGGCCATTCCCACGGTCGGCATCGGCGCGGGGCCCGACTGCGACGCCCAGGTCCTCGTGTGGCAGGACATGGCGGGGCTGCGCACCGGCCGGGTCCCGCGGTTCGTCAAGCAGTACGCCGACCTCGCGGGCGCGCTCACCGATGCGGCGAAGGCGTTCGCCGACGACGTGCGTGAACGCTCGTTCCCGGCGGCGGAGCACACGTTCCACTGA
- a CDS encoding NAD+ synthase, which translates to MPQLRIASAQVNTCVGDLAGNADLVVEHTRSAAAEGAHVVVFPEMTLTGYPVEDLALRGAFAEASRDAVGALATAVADAGCGDVLVIVGYLDADDVGPRNAVAALHRGEVVATQFKHHLPNYGVFDERRYFKPGEELSVLRLHGVDLGMVVCEDLWQDGGPVTALGALGVDLVLSPNASPYERAKDDVRLPLVARRAAEAGAPIVYTNQVGGQDDLVFDGDSIVVAADGTLLARAPQFAEHLLVVDIDVPERQDTAERSRQDTVEGFSVRHRVLTDTPLDPYPPTHRPVVAEPLSDEAEVWSALVVGLRDYVRKNGFRSVLLGFSGGIDSAVSAALAADALGADAVYGVSMPSRYSSEHSRSDAADLAERLGCHFRVEPVEDMVATYVDQLHLTGLAEENIQARVRGMLLMALSNLEGHLVLATGNKTELAVGYSTIYGDAVGGFAPIKDVFKTHVWELARWRNAEAEKRGQTPPIPPNSISKPPSAELRPGQLDTDSLPDYALLDDILDDYVEGDRGFADLLAAGFDAEVVDRVVRMVDRAEYKRRQYPPGTKITFKAFGRDRRLPMTNRWRETHRP; encoded by the coding sequence ATGCCACAACTGCGCATCGCCTCGGCTCAGGTGAACACGTGCGTCGGCGACCTCGCCGGCAACGCCGACCTGGTCGTCGAGCACACCCGGTCGGCCGCGGCGGAAGGGGCACACGTCGTCGTGTTCCCCGAGATGACGCTGACCGGCTACCCCGTGGAGGATCTCGCGCTGCGGGGCGCGTTCGCCGAGGCGTCGAGGGACGCCGTCGGTGCGCTCGCCACGGCGGTGGCGGACGCGGGGTGCGGGGACGTGCTCGTGATCGTCGGCTACCTCGACGCCGACGACGTCGGCCCGCGCAACGCCGTCGCGGCGCTCCACCGGGGTGAGGTCGTGGCCACGCAGTTCAAGCACCACCTGCCGAACTACGGCGTGTTCGACGAGCGCCGGTACTTCAAGCCGGGCGAGGAGCTGTCCGTGCTGCGGCTGCACGGTGTCGATCTCGGCATGGTGGTGTGCGAGGACCTGTGGCAGGACGGCGGTCCCGTCACCGCGTTGGGCGCGCTGGGTGTGGATCTGGTGCTCTCCCCCAACGCCTCCCCCTACGAGCGGGCCAAGGACGACGTGCGGTTGCCGCTCGTGGCGCGGCGGGCGGCCGAGGCCGGGGCTCCCATCGTGTACACCAACCAGGTCGGCGGGCAGGACGATCTGGTGTTCGACGGTGACTCGATCGTGGTGGCCGCCGACGGGACGTTGCTGGCGCGCGCACCGCAGTTCGCCGAACACCTGCTGGTCGTCGACATCGATGTGCCGGAACGGCAGGACACGGCGGAGCGTTCGCGGCAGGACACCGTCGAGGGCTTCTCGGTGCGGCACCGGGTCTTGACCGACACCCCGCTGGACCCGTACCCGCCGACGCACCGGCCCGTGGTCGCCGAACCGCTGTCCGACGAGGCCGAGGTGTGGTCGGCCCTGGTCGTGGGCCTGCGCGACTACGTGCGGAAGAACGGATTCCGCTCGGTGCTGCTCGGGTTCTCCGGAGGGATCGACTCGGCCGTCTCGGCGGCATTGGCCGCCGACGCACTCGGCGCCGACGCCGTGTACGGCGTGTCGATGCCGTCGCGGTACTCGTCCGAGCACTCGCGCTCCGACGCGGCCGACCTCGCCGAGCGGCTCGGCTGCCACTTCCGCGTCGAGCCCGTCGAGGACATGGTCGCGACCTACGTCGACCAGTTGCACCTGACCGGCCTGGCCGAGGAGAACATCCAGGCCCGGGTCCGGGGCATGCTGTTGATGGCGCTGTCCAACCTGGAAGGCCACCTGGTGCTCGCCACCGGCAACAAGACCGAGCTGGCCGTCGGGTACTCCACGATCTACGGCGACGCGGTGGGCGGGTTCGCGCCCATCAAGGACGTGTTCAAGACCCACGTGTGGGAGCTCGCGCGCTGGCGCAACGCCGAGGCCGAGAAGCGGGGGCAGACGCCGCCCATCCCGCCCAACTCGATCTCCAAGCCACCGTCGGCCGAGTTGCGGCCCGGCCAGCTCGACACGGACTCGTTGCCCGACTACGCGCTCCTCGACGACATCCTCGACGACTACGTGGAAGGCGACCGCGGGTTCGCCGACCTGCTCGCGGCGGGTTTCGACGCCGAAGTGGTCGACCGCGTCGTGCGGATGGTCGACCGCGCCGAGTACAAGCGCAGGCAGTACCCGCCCGGCACGAAGATCACGTTCAAGGCCTTCGGCCGCGACCGCAGGCTGCCGATGACCAACCGCTGGCGGGAGACCCACCGACCATGA
- a CDS encoding DUF998 domain-containing protein produces the protein MLSGLDRAEPPLGAVRRLTAGLLFVGAVVHAGFLVEVFLDTALSPWHTVPARLSAAGQPYGEVFRVFDVVAGAAFVAAGPFLRRLAPVHRLGRATAALVWGYGAVLLARAALPPECVLQTAELCAAPTGRLGELPVILAGAQYVVSPLIVSLWWRGGWKAATRALFAVQFGLWAWLVVAHALFDGCYAGLAARAQVLVASAFLLVGVRYVLRMGTARRTRRPDPTAEAPEAAACPG, from the coding sequence ATGTTGTCGGGCCTGGACCGTGCCGAGCCGCCCCTGGGTGCGGTCCGACGGCTCACCGCCGGGTTGTTGTTCGTCGGTGCCGTCGTGCACGCGGGCTTCCTCGTGGAGGTCTTCCTCGACACGGCGCTGTCGCCGTGGCACACGGTCCCGGCCCGGCTGTCCGCCGCCGGGCAGCCGTACGGCGAGGTGTTCCGGGTGTTCGACGTCGTGGCCGGGGCCGCGTTCGTGGCGGCGGGGCCGTTCCTGCGGCGCCTCGCCCCGGTGCACCGGCTGGGCCGGGCCACGGCGGCGCTGGTGTGGGGCTACGGCGCGGTGTTGCTGGCCCGGGCGGCCCTGCCTCCCGAGTGCGTGCTCCAGACGGCCGAGCTGTGCGCCGCGCCCACAGGGCGGCTCGGCGAGCTGCCGGTGATCCTCGCGGGCGCACAGTACGTCGTGAGCCCGCTGATCGTGTCGTTGTGGTGGCGCGGTGGCTGGAAGGCGGCCACGCGCGCGTTGTTCGCGGTGCAGTTCGGTCTGTGGGCGTGGCTCGTCGTCGCCCACGCGCTGTTCGACGGCTGCTATGCCGGGCTGGCCGCGCGGGCGCAGGTACTCGTGGCGTCGGCCTTCCTGCTGGTCGGCGTCCGCTATGTCCTGCGCATGGGAACCGCGCGGCGGACTCGACGGCCTGATCCCACCGCGGAGGCTCCGGAGGCGGCGGCGTGCCCGGGCTGA
- a CDS encoding DinB family protein, whose translation MPGLIGPVADEREGLLDYLAQQRYVVCLAAYGLTDQQIRETPTVSSLSVGAILKHVCRTERVWIDLVCGLGLTDPGDDLRLAPGETLADLVGEYERVATRTEEVVAEIDDLSRPVPVPRDVPWFPADVEAWSVRWVLLHLIEETARHAGHADILRESIDGATALPLMAAAEGWPDSPWLRPWQPPRPPRPTRHRATPLYQRSNSAGWSP comes from the coding sequence GTGCCCGGGCTGATCGGGCCCGTCGCCGACGAACGCGAGGGACTGCTCGACTACCTCGCGCAGCAGCGCTACGTGGTGTGTCTCGCGGCCTACGGGCTCACCGACCAGCAGATCCGCGAGACACCCACGGTGAGTTCGTTGAGCGTGGGCGCCATCCTCAAGCACGTCTGTCGCACCGAGCGGGTCTGGATCGACCTCGTGTGCGGCCTCGGCCTGACCGATCCGGGCGACGACCTGCGACTCGCGCCGGGCGAGACGCTGGCCGACCTCGTCGGCGAGTACGAGCGGGTGGCGACGCGCACGGAGGAGGTCGTCGCGGAGATCGACGACCTTTCCAGACCTGTGCCCGTGCCCCGGGACGTGCCGTGGTTTCCGGCCGACGTGGAGGCATGGTCGGTGCGCTGGGTGCTTCTGCATCTGATCGAGGAGACCGCCCGGCACGCCGGGCACGCCGACATCCTGCGTGAGTCGATCGACGGTGCGACGGCGCTGCCGCTGATGGCCGCGGCGGAGGGCTGGCCCGACAGCCCGTGGCTGCGGCCGTGGCAGCCCCCGCGACCCCCGCGGCCCACACGACACAGGGCGACGCCGCTCTACCAGAGGTCGAACAGCGCCGGCTGGTCGCCGTGA